In one window of Chthoniobacterales bacterium DNA:
- a CDS encoding DUF4365 domain-containing protein, protein MWDLSEFVKDAGSSADAGLSPLDQVQYTNAKILLVGDSGTGKTGLSKRLALNDWQPSDSTVGAWATQWKLPVSGGKGVEREIWLWDFGGQADQRLIHQLYMDETALAVLVFDGQKEDLFETLGQWDRDLTRASRKEFAKLLVAGRVDAGGLRVSRSEVEKFAADRKFGGFLETSAKKNTGCEELKQAILDAIKWDELPCRTTEVLFKRLKEEIIALKENGRVLMRFNELRETLQLRLTGELARFNDAELRAVLTLLAGPGVVWELAFGSWVLLQPERINAYAQAVIRTLQADENQRGCLMEERVLKGDLMYESSIGKLEGDDERFVLLAMHQTLVERGLCLRQPTSKGNLLVFPSYYRREREEQPKLPAVLVDYRFTGFLDEIYATLVVRLHHSDAFQQDKLWRYAADFKTNAGKQLGIKLTRRAPGVGDLEVYFDPAVSMEEKIIFSKYVHEHLLQHARDVERLRHYVCPECGTPVGNREVAMKRLNDWLRGRPPQPEATGSFKLRQKKEETPSIICVGCEQRVLLWDEMEQCFASPEIQQRVREMQEESAIELSNQSKERALVGEVISTVALADQISREFNVSDQGIDMEIEFNDDAHEATGAKLYLQLKSGDSYTRKRRGDGAEIFTLKKQRHAEYWMAQKFPVLLVIRNSEGEVRWMEVRDWLKRASDNGKKAVKQIVFEGERFDVMSVRRWRERALAS, encoded by the coding sequence ATGTGGGATCTATCGGAATTCGTAAAGGATGCAGGGTCATCTGCAGATGCGGGGCTGTCTCCGCTCGATCAAGTTCAATACACGAATGCCAAGATCCTCCTCGTCGGCGACAGCGGTACGGGCAAGACGGGACTTTCCAAGCGGCTCGCTTTGAATGACTGGCAGCCCAGTGACTCGACGGTCGGCGCGTGGGCGACGCAGTGGAAGCTGCCGGTATCGGGGGGCAAGGGCGTCGAGCGGGAAATCTGGCTCTGGGATTTCGGCGGGCAGGCGGACCAGCGGTTGATCCACCAGCTTTACATGGACGAAACCGCTCTCGCGGTGCTGGTCTTTGACGGCCAGAAGGAAGACCTCTTCGAGACACTGGGCCAGTGGGACCGCGATCTCACCCGCGCTTCCCGAAAGGAGTTCGCCAAGCTGTTGGTCGCCGGGCGCGTGGATGCCGGCGGCCTGCGCGTCAGCCGGAGCGAGGTCGAGAAGTTTGCGGCGGATCGGAAATTCGGGGGCTTTCTGGAAACGAGCGCGAAGAAGAATACGGGCTGCGAGGAACTCAAGCAGGCCATCCTCGACGCCATCAAGTGGGACGAGCTTCCCTGCCGCACCACGGAGGTGCTTTTCAAGCGGCTCAAGGAGGAGATCATCGCGCTCAAGGAGAATGGCCGGGTACTGATGCGCTTCAATGAACTGCGCGAGACGCTGCAACTCCGGCTGACCGGCGAATTGGCGCGGTTTAACGATGCAGAACTGCGCGCGGTGCTGACGCTGCTTGCCGGTCCCGGCGTGGTGTGGGAACTGGCATTCGGCAGTTGGGTGCTGCTCCAGCCGGAGCGCATCAACGCCTACGCGCAAGCCGTGATCCGGACGTTGCAGGCGGACGAGAATCAGCGCGGCTGCCTGATGGAGGAGCGGGTGCTGAAGGGCGACCTGATGTATGAGTCGTCCATCGGAAAGCTGGAAGGCGACGACGAGCGTTTCGTCCTGCTGGCCATGCACCAGACGCTCGTGGAGCGCGGCCTTTGCCTGCGGCAGCCGACGTCGAAGGGCAATCTGCTCGTCTTTCCCAGCTATTATCGCCGCGAACGAGAGGAGCAGCCGAAGCTTCCGGCGGTGCTCGTGGACTATCGCTTCACGGGATTCCTCGATGAGATTTATGCAACGCTGGTCGTGCGCCTGCACCACAGCGACGCGTTCCAGCAGGACAAGCTGTGGCGTTACGCCGCCGATTTCAAGACGAACGCCGGGAAACAGCTCGGCATCAAGCTGACGCGGCGCGCGCCCGGGGTAGGCGATTTGGAGGTGTATTTCGACCCGGCGGTCTCGATGGAGGAGAAGATCATCTTCAGCAAATACGTCCACGAGCACCTGCTCCAGCACGCGCGCGACGTGGAGCGGCTGCGGCATTATGTCTGCCCGGAGTGCGGCACGCCGGTGGGCAATCGCGAGGTGGCGATGAAGCGGCTCAACGACTGGCTGCGAGGCCGGCCACCGCAGCCGGAAGCGACGGGCTCTTTCAAGCTCCGCCAGAAAAAGGAGGAGACGCCGAGCATCATCTGCGTGGGCTGCGAGCAGCGGGTGCTGCTCTGGGATGAGATGGAGCAGTGCTTCGCCAGCCCGGAGATTCAGCAGCGGGTCCGCGAGATGCAGGAGGAGTCCGCCATCGAGCTGAGCAACCAGAGCAAGGAACGCGCGCTGGTGGGCGAGGTAATCTCCACCGTGGCACTCGCGGACCAGATCAGCCGGGAGTTCAATGTGAGCGATCAGGGCATCGACATGGAGATTGAGTTCAATGACGACGCGCACGAGGCCACCGGCGCGAAGCTCTACCTGCAACTCAAGTCGGGCGATTCCTACACGCGCAAGCGCAGGGGCGACGGCGCCGAAATCTTCACGCTCAAGAAGCAGCGCCACGCGGAATACTGGATGGCGCAGAAGTTCCCGGTGCTCCTGGTGATCCGCAATTCCGAGGGCGAAGTCCGCTGGATGGAAGTGCGCGACTGGCTGAAGCGCGCAAGCGACAACGGGAAGAAAGCGGTGAAGCAAATCGTCTTCGAAGGCGAGCGCTTCGACGTGATGAGTGTGCGGCGGTGGCGCGAGCGAGCGTTGGCGTCCTGA
- a CDS encoding toll/interleukin-1 receptor domain-containing protein, giving the protein MIAISYRRQDSSPVAGRLYDRLQAEFGKGSVFMDFDSIPYGVDFREHIKQTLQRAKVVVAIIGPEWCGGREPANRRIDDPTDFVRLEVASALEHGIPIIPVLINNTPMPEAKNLPPELEGLAFRNGLALDTGIDFHHHADRLIAGIHRVVDPPKAPEPPAPLVPQTSAAPAARKPSKLLPVSIAVVALAGIAAWYFSRRPNQATTVHEVVATTPAPAAASPAATSSPPAIAVASPTAMPMAAVRSPAAATSGEAPPTGPGRVSASEQVFTGKIGAKEATFRLRFEPDGRVTGTYSQSGSTYRLEGRRTSDKLLLDEFTGERITAHLDLARLETGGASRWEGTMRNTPPDKRVLAVFFESGPATAATSQPPAASNSAEESGTTGEYSYRGKVGPYDASFQLRFEPSGRVSGTYTLSKNTSLVLRLEGRNPKGRLFLDEYTHDRLSARIELSLIDSASDIRWEGTMYNTPPDNRVFPVSFSRPRK; this is encoded by the coding sequence ATGATCGCAATCTCTTATCGCCGGCAGGACTCCAGCCCGGTCGCGGGCCGGCTTTACGATCGGCTCCAGGCCGAGTTCGGCAAAGGCAGCGTCTTCATGGATTTCGATTCAATCCCCTACGGCGTCGATTTCCGCGAACATATCAAACAAACTCTGCAACGCGCCAAAGTCGTGGTCGCGATCATTGGGCCGGAGTGGTGCGGCGGCCGAGAGCCGGCAAACCGCCGCATCGACGATCCGACCGATTTTGTTCGGCTTGAAGTGGCGAGCGCCCTGGAGCATGGCATCCCGATTATCCCGGTCCTGATCAACAACACCCCGATGCCGGAAGCAAAAAATCTTCCGCCGGAACTGGAAGGCCTGGCGTTTCGAAATGGCCTCGCTCTCGACACAGGGATCGACTTCCATCATCACGCGGACCGCCTTATCGCCGGAATCCATCGAGTGGTCGATCCGCCAAAGGCGCCCGAACCACCGGCTCCCCTCGTGCCTCAAACGAGTGCGGCTCCGGCAGCCCGGAAGCCGTCCAAATTGCTTCCGGTTTCCATTGCGGTCGTTGCGTTGGCCGGAATAGCAGCGTGGTATTTCTCGAGGCGACCGAACCAAGCCACGACAGTCCACGAGGTAGTCGCAACAACTCCGGCGCCGGCCGCGGCTTCGCCCGCCGCCACGAGTTCACCACCGGCGATTGCGGTCGCCAGTCCGACGGCAATGCCAATGGCCGCCGTTCGATCGCCCGCGGCCGCGACCTCCGGCGAAGCACCGCCGACGGGTCCAGGTCGAGTCAGCGCCAGCGAACAAGTCTTCACGGGCAAAATTGGGGCCAAAGAAGCGACCTTTCGCCTGCGCTTTGAACCGGACGGTCGGGTTACCGGCACCTATTCCCAGAGCGGTTCGACCTATCGTCTCGAAGGCCGCCGCACCTCGGACAAGTTGCTGCTCGATGAATTCACGGGCGAACGGATCACTGCCCACCTCGACCTCGCCCGGTTGGAAACGGGTGGCGCCAGCCGCTGGGAGGGAACCATGCGCAACACGCCTCCGGACAAGCGCGTGCTCGCGGTCTTCTTCGAGAGCGGGCCTGCCACCGCCGCTACGTCCCAGCCCCCCGCTGCCTCAAATTCCGCTGAAGAGAGCGGGACAACCGGCGAGTATTCCTATCGGGGGAAAGTCGGCCCTTACGATGCCTCCTTTCAGTTGCGTTTTGAACCGAGTGGACGCGTGAGCGGCACGTACACGCTGTCGAAAAACACGAGTCTGGTTCTGCGCTTGGAAGGACGAAATCCAAAGGGCCGGTTGTTCCTGGACGAATATACCCACGATCGTCTCAGCGCCCGGATCGAACTCAGCCTGATCGATTCCGCCAGTGACATCCGCTGGGAAGGAACGATGTATAATACACCGCCGGATAATCGGGTCTTCCCGGTTTCATTCTCCCGGCCTCGGAAATAA
- a CDS encoding helix-turn-helix domain-containing protein — MLAAFGRNVARRRSDRGLSQDQLAESFDLGRTYLSGIKIGVRNPGIKIRAYWRGH; from the coding sequence ATGCTGGCTGCGTTTGGCCGCAACGTGGCGCGCCGGCGCAGTGATCGCGGCCTTTCTCAAGACCAACTGGCCGAATCGTTCGATCTCGGCCGCACTTACCTCAGCGGCATCAAGATTGGGGTGCGCAATCCCGGCATCAAAATCCGTGCTTACTGGCGCGGGCACTGA
- a CDS encoding DUF3883 domain-containing protein, whose product MPANWLREEVEAVVADYFAMLTMELRGEPFNKAERNRNLQLMLDDRPRGSVERKHQNISAILIELGYPYIDGYKPLGNYQRLLAEVVAERLSAAANLNATVAAAVEAPLLPPPVFDDILGIEVPRPHSEEPTARVREEPSSAQPPVRRNYLEIEARSRSLGRAGEDLVLRFEHERLWRAGERRLADRIEHISQTLGDHLGYDIHSFEIDGRERLIEVKTTRFGALTPFFASRNEVEFSAARDPDYHLYRLFAFGKSPKLFTLLGALQTTSRLTAVTFSAIPK is encoded by the coding sequence ATGCCCGCCAATTGGTTGCGCGAAGAAGTCGAAGCCGTCGTCGCCGATTACTTCGCGATGCTGACTATGGAATTGCGCGGGGAGCCGTTCAACAAAGCCGAGCGCAATCGGAATCTGCAGCTGATGCTCGATGATCGCCCACGCGGTTCCGTCGAACGCAAGCATCAAAACATTAGCGCGATCCTCATCGAACTCGGCTATCCCTACATCGATGGATACAAGCCGCTCGGCAATTACCAGCGGCTTCTCGCCGAAGTCGTCGCTGAGCGCCTAAGCGCTGCGGCCAATCTCAATGCCACGGTCGCAGCCGCGGTAGAAGCACCCCTTCTTCCACCGCCCGTCTTTGACGACATTCTTGGCATTGAAGTCCCGCGCCCGCATTCCGAGGAGCCGACGGCTCGCGTGCGCGAAGAACCGTCGTCCGCCCAACCGCCCGTCCGTCGCAACTATTTGGAAATCGAAGCACGCAGCCGCTCCCTCGGCCGCGCTGGCGAAGATCTCGTCTTGCGCTTCGAGCACGAGCGCCTCTGGCGCGCCGGCGAACGCCGCCTCGCCGACCGCATCGAACACATCTCCCAAACCCTAGGCGATCATCTCGGCTACGACATCCATTCCTTCGAGATCGACGGCCGCGAACGCCTCATCGAAGTCAAGACCACCCGATTCGGTGCCCTCACCCCATTCTTCGCCTCCCGCAACGAAGTCGAATTCTCCGCCGCTCGCGACCCCGACTACCACCTCTATCGCCTCTTCGCCTTCGGGAAATCTCCCAAGCTATTCACCCTCCTCGGCGCGCTCCAAACCACCTCCCGACTTACGGCGGTGACATTCTCGGCAATTCCAAAGTAG
- the ahcY gene encoding adenosylhomocysteinase, producing the protein MSTTTTQEITKQDFKVRDITLADWGRKEIAIAEKEMPGLMAIREKYAPSTPLQGVRVTGSLHMTIQTAVLIETLVALGAQVRWASCNIFSTQDHAAAAIAKAGVPVFAWKGETLEEYWWCTNQAISFPDGKGPQLVVDDGGDVTLFIHKGYELEEGGEWAKSKSASKEEQVIKDLLLEVQRENPYRWHELVKEWRGVSEETTTGVHRLYKMQQNNQLLIPAINVNDSVTKSKFDNLYGCRHSLVDGLNRALDVMIAGKVAVICGYGDVGKGCAQSLRGQGARVVITEIDPINALQAAMEGYEVTTVEDTLGRGDIYVSTTGNVDIITLEHMERMKDQAIVCNIGHFDNEIQVEPLNERKDVKRTNIKPQVDKYTFPDGHEIFMLAEGRLVNLGCATGHPSFVMSNSFSNQVLAQLDLWKNKDTYKVGVYVLSKQLDEEVARLHLQKIGVRLTKLTERQAEYLGVPIEGPYKSEHYRY; encoded by the coding sequence ATGAGCACTACCACCACCCAAGAAATCACGAAACAAGACTTCAAAGTTCGCGACATCACGCTCGCGGATTGGGGTCGCAAGGAAATTGCGATCGCCGAAAAAGAGATGCCGGGATTGATGGCAATCCGCGAGAAGTACGCGCCGAGCACACCGCTCCAGGGCGTGCGCGTGACCGGTTCCCTGCACATGACGATTCAGACGGCGGTCTTGATTGAGACGCTCGTCGCTCTGGGCGCGCAAGTGCGCTGGGCCAGCTGCAATATTTTTTCGACCCAGGACCATGCGGCGGCGGCGATTGCGAAGGCGGGAGTGCCGGTGTTCGCGTGGAAGGGCGAGACCCTGGAGGAATATTGGTGGTGCACCAACCAGGCGATCTCGTTCCCGGACGGCAAAGGTCCTCAGCTCGTCGTCGATGACGGCGGCGACGTGACGCTCTTCATCCACAAAGGCTACGAGCTGGAAGAAGGCGGCGAGTGGGCGAAATCGAAGTCGGCGAGCAAGGAAGAACAGGTCATCAAGGATCTGCTGCTCGAAGTGCAGCGCGAGAATCCCTATCGCTGGCATGAGCTGGTGAAGGAATGGCGCGGCGTTTCGGAGGAGACGACCACCGGCGTTCATCGCCTTTACAAGATGCAGCAGAACAATCAGCTGCTCATCCCGGCCATTAACGTCAACGACTCGGTTACCAAATCGAAATTCGACAATCTTTACGGCTGCCGTCATTCGCTCGTCGACGGTCTCAACCGCGCGCTCGACGTCATGATCGCGGGCAAAGTCGCGGTCATTTGCGGTTACGGCGACGTCGGCAAAGGCTGCGCTCAATCACTCCGCGGCCAGGGGGCGCGCGTGGTGATCACCGAAATCGACCCCATCAACGCGCTGCAGGCGGCGATGGAGGGCTACGAAGTGACCACGGTCGAAGACACGCTGGGGCGTGGCGACATTTACGTGAGCACGACCGGCAACGTCGACATCATCACGCTCGAGCACATGGAGCGGATGAAGGACCAGGCGATCGTCTGCAACATCGGACATTTCGATAATGAGATTCAGGTCGAGCCGCTCAACGAGCGCAAAGACGTGAAGCGGACCAACATCAAGCCGCAGGTGGACAAATACACCTTCCCGGATGGCCACGAAATTTTCATGCTGGCGGAAGGCCGGCTCGTGAACCTCGGTTGCGCCACCGGCCACCCGAGCTTCGTGATGTCGAATTCGTTCTCGAACCAAGTGCTCGCCCAGCTCGATCTCTGGAAGAACAAGGATACCTACAAGGTGGGTGTTTACGTTCTTTCGAAACAACTCGACGAAGAAGTTGCCCGCCTCCATCTCCAGAAGATCGGGGTGAGATTGACCAAGCTGACCGAGAGGCAGGCCGAGTATCTCGGTGTGCCGATCGAAGGCCCGTACAAATCAGAGCACTACCGCTACTAA
- a CDS encoding Fic family protein, with protein sequence MTHGLQRLKSLPLSLRLVSELDKRLMRNARGHDKTPGKFRRSQNWIGPQGSTPENAVYVPPPLDELMPALGDWDVFLYKRDALPDLIQCAVMHEQFEAIHPFLDGNGRVGRLLITLFLIERGRLTQPLLYLSVFVEAHRQEHNELLQRVRTPRRLGSWLRWFLRGVEVTARGAAAMHDADSSESNQRNRSAGNPDRSDSARGSSRLVW encoded by the coding sequence ATGACGCATGGTCTTCAGCGGTTGAAATCGCTGCCCCTGTCTTTGCGGTTGGTGAGCGAATTGGACAAGCGCCTGATGCGGAATGCTCGCGGTCATGACAAAACGCCCGGGAAATTTCGGCGCTCACAAAACTGGATTGGACCGCAGGGCAGCACGCCGGAGAATGCCGTGTATGTCCCGCCGCCCCTCGACGAACTGATGCCAGCCCTTGGCGACTGGGATGTTTTCTTATACAAGCGCGACGCGTTGCCGGATCTGATTCAGTGCGCGGTGATGCATGAGCAGTTCGAGGCGATTCATCCGTTTCTCGATGGAAACGGCCGTGTGGGCCGCCTGCTAATCACACTGTTCCTGATCGAGCGCGGTCGGCTCACGCAGCCGCTCCTTTATCTCTCAGTTTTCGTCGAAGCGCATCGCCAGGAACATAATGAATTGTTGCAACGAGTGCGGACCCCACGGCGATTGGGGTCGTGGCTGCGGTGGTTTCTGCGTGGAGTCGAAGTGACAGCACGTGGCGCTGCTGCAATGCACGACGCCGACAGCTCTGAAAGCAATCAGCGAAATCGAAGCGCAGGGAATCCTGACCGGAGCGATTCGGCACGCGGAAGCAGTCGACTTGTCTGGTGA
- a CDS encoding methyltransferase domain-containing protein → MPNKGETDYVLGTHDEEVARLGLQHRVWRPVASDCWRRAGITIGSRVLDVGAGPGYATVDLAEIVGPTGEVFAVERSARFLEVAKRVCAERGLSQVRFREADLVETEIGPLNFDFAWCRWVACFVASPAKLIANIARALRPGGLAMFHEYSHYETFQFAPRRPALEEFSEKVMTSWKAAGGEPNVAVQFPALLHEAGLEIIEAHPRIVTISPASYVWEWPASFIEINLARLRELGHATEEWTESVRREFKEAKADPRTLFTTPLFLEVIARRR, encoded by the coding sequence ATGCCGAACAAGGGCGAAACGGATTACGTGCTCGGCACGCACGATGAAGAAGTCGCGCGTCTCGGGTTGCAGCATCGCGTCTGGCGACCGGTCGCGTCCGATTGCTGGCGGCGCGCCGGAATCACGATTGGCTCGCGCGTGCTCGATGTCGGCGCTGGTCCTGGCTACGCGACCGTTGATCTCGCGGAAATTGTCGGTCCCACCGGCGAAGTCTTCGCGGTGGAACGCTCAGCGCGTTTTCTCGAAGTGGCGAAACGCGTCTGCGCGGAGCGCGGGCTCTCGCAGGTGCGTTTTCGCGAGGCCGACCTGGTCGAGACCGAAATCGGGCCGCTGAACTTTGATTTCGCCTGGTGCCGATGGGTGGCGTGCTTCGTGGCGTCGCCGGCGAAACTGATCGCAAACATTGCCCGCGCTTTGCGGCCCGGCGGCCTGGCGATGTTTCATGAGTACAGCCATTACGAAACATTTCAGTTCGCGCCCCGCCGTCCGGCCCTGGAAGAATTTTCCGAAAAAGTGATGACGAGCTGGAAGGCCGCCGGAGGCGAACCGAACGTGGCGGTTCAATTTCCGGCCCTGCTCCACGAGGCAGGCCTCGAGATCATCGAAGCCCATCCGCGCATCGTGACGATTTCGCCGGCGAGCTACGTCTGGGAATGGCCGGCGAGTTTCATCGAAATCAATCTCGCCCGCTTGCGCGAGCTCGGCCATGCGACCGAAGAATGGACGGAGTCGGTCCGGCGCGAATTTAAGGAAGCGAAAGCGGACCCGCGGACACTGTTCACGACGCCGCTCTTTCTCGAAGTCATCGCGCGGCGGCGCTAA